The Bacillota bacterium LX-D genome contains a region encoding:
- a CDS encoding acyl-CoA dehydratase activase yields MYTAGLCVGASNVSLVVLERGAKITIKGTYKFSHDGNPKETIAKILNYCPENLQRIAVTGRKFKDFLNLSTISEPEATEYAYEYLHLGKEYDAVVSAGGETFIIYLLSRGRIINVWTGNKCASGTGEFFLQQVNRMGLSVEEAVQMAKNAEIYQVAGRCSVFCKSDCTHALNKGEPKAKVIAGLSQMMGAKILDLVHLAKAKSVVLVGGTTANLSMLNFLQKEIGDLYIPAEAQYFEALGAALWAKDHETITLDRNNLFKLEGQSFAFLPPLSNHQEKVAFKSWPQASAQPGDVCIVGLDVGSTTTKAVVIRLEDAEILAKVYLRTNGDPVKAARQCYVGLNQQVPDNLKIIAIGVTGSGRQIAGLHALTEGVINEIIAHAKAAVFFDPEVDTILEIGGQDAKYTYLENGVPCDYAMNEACSAGTGSFLEEAAKESLQIKTTEIGTAAIKAMNPPNFSDQCAAFIASDIKNAIHSGINNGDIAAGLVYSICQNYINRVKGTRPTGKKIFMQGGVCYNQAVPLAMAGLLGKEIVVPPEPGLMGAFGVALEIKSKLELGLLQPSNYNLKELAEREVIYRQGFTCRGKKENCDRKCYISMLEVAGTKYPFGGACNKYENYLHHKVKEWKDLDLVALREKLLYSFCVNNNTSGLKIGISKSFFSNTYLPLYHNFFTNLGCQVVLPLDCLQEGKDMKGAAFCYPAEQAHGYCYSLTQQTVDYYFLPQVKGVAPKLLNYDSVTCPFVQGEPYYLQNTFPEIKTKMLNPVFDFTKPWEDVLEEFVQIGIKLGFDRKSVLDAVQKAWQMQQQFWQATKKEGEKFLAELAKNPDHIGIVLFGRPYNAFTKNANMGIPAKFASRGYKIIPCDFLPLDYENSEEQMYWSVGQMLLKSGRFVQGHPQLFTAYITNFSCGPDSFLLNYVREILGKKPSLTLELDSHTADAGIDTRIEAFLDVIKSYRQNNNLNRDVKVDEDKAVTQIRKADKIMLRTIGGEYFSLKDEGVKVLFPTMGTYSAQALAATFRYFGINAQCLEAPGTRELSEAKKYFSCKECMPLLLTAGSLKKYLNRPEASEEIIVFFMPTTSGPCRFGQYHVAIEHMLKKENITNVALFSLSSANGYAGLPTSFMLRAWRCAVIGDVLDDIRNALMVLAKDQTQAFLVLDKAVESILAALEQKNWNQVVRTLEEAVAKLAAIPLKQKIQEVSKVLLVGEIYVRKDGFSRQSLEEKLAEKGIILKIAPIAEWVYYCDYLFKNSLTQQATWLTKAKINLKLIIQRKEEQKIKAIFAKSNLYTPDQINIEKYIQNAADAIAPTLTGEAILTVGEAVTEMIAEVDGVIAIGPFGCLPNRMAEAILNKGLHRLKANSAQDDLTKQILERYPALPFLALESDGNQFPQLIEAKIEAFCLQVKRLAKWTQANRIS; encoded by the coding sequence ATGTATACCGCAGGTTTATGTGTTGGGGCCTCCAACGTTAGTTTGGTTGTGCTAGAGCGCGGAGCAAAAATTACGATCAAAGGAACGTATAAATTTTCTCATGACGGAAACCCCAAAGAGACAATTGCAAAAATACTTAACTATTGCCCAGAAAATTTGCAGAGGATAGCAGTTACAGGACGAAAGTTTAAAGATTTTTTAAATTTAAGCACTATATCTGAACCTGAAGCTACAGAATATGCTTATGAATATCTCCACTTGGGAAAGGAATACGATGCTGTAGTTAGTGCTGGCGGGGAAACATTCATTATTTATCTTCTAAGCAGGGGGAGGATAATTAATGTTTGGACAGGCAATAAATGCGCCTCAGGAACGGGAGAATTTTTTTTACAGCAAGTAAATAGGATGGGTTTATCTGTGGAAGAAGCTGTACAGATGGCTAAAAATGCTGAAATTTACCAAGTCGCAGGCAGATGCTCAGTTTTTTGTAAAAGTGATTGTACTCATGCATTAAACAAAGGAGAACCTAAGGCCAAAGTAATTGCAGGGCTAAGCCAAATGATGGGAGCTAAAATTTTAGATTTAGTTCATTTAGCTAAAGCTAAATCCGTTGTGCTAGTAGGAGGTACAACAGCTAATCTTTCCATGCTTAATTTTTTGCAGAAAGAAATCGGCGATTTATATATACCGGCTGAAGCTCAATATTTTGAAGCATTAGGAGCAGCCTTATGGGCTAAAGACCATGAAACAATAACCTTAGATAGAAATAATCTTTTTAAGCTGGAGGGTCAGTCGTTTGCATTTTTACCACCTTTGTCTAACCACCAAGAAAAAGTAGCATTTAAAAGTTGGCCCCAAGCCAGTGCTCAACCAGGTGACGTTTGTATTGTAGGTTTAGATGTAGGTTCTACTACAACTAAGGCAGTAGTAATTCGTTTAGAAGATGCGGAAATATTAGCTAAAGTGTACCTGCGGACAAATGGGGACCCTGTCAAGGCTGCGCGCCAGTGTTATGTAGGTTTAAATCAACAAGTGCCTGATAATCTTAAAATAATTGCTATAGGGGTTACTGGCTCTGGAAGGCAAATTGCGGGGCTCCATGCCTTAACAGAAGGAGTTATCAATGAAATAATTGCCCATGCCAAAGCAGCAGTTTTTTTTGATCCTGAAGTAGATACAATTTTAGAAATTGGTGGACAAGATGCCAAATATACTTATTTAGAAAATGGGGTGCCTTGTGATTATGCTATGAACGAAGCTTGTTCTGCAGGAACAGGCTCATTTTTAGAAGAAGCAGCTAAGGAGTCCCTGCAAATAAAAACAACAGAAATTGGGACAGCTGCTATCAAAGCAATGAATCCGCCTAATTTTAGTGACCAATGTGCGGCTTTTATCGCCAGTGACATTAAAAATGCCATTCACTCCGGAATTAATAATGGTGACATAGCTGCTGGTCTAGTCTATTCTATCTGTCAAAACTATATTAACCGTGTAAAGGGCACAAGACCAACAGGCAAGAAAATATTTATGCAGGGAGGAGTTTGCTATAACCAAGCAGTTCCTTTAGCAATGGCTGGTTTGTTAGGTAAAGAAATTGTGGTTCCTCCAGAGCCTGGTTTAATGGGTGCCTTTGGAGTTGCTTTGGAAATTAAAAGCAAATTAGAACTGGGCTTACTTCAACCTAGCAACTATAATTTAAAGGAGTTGGCTGAGCGGGAAGTTATTTACCGTCAAGGATTTACATGCCGTGGAAAAAAAGAAAATTGTGATCGTAAGTGTTATATTAGTATGCTGGAAGTGGCCGGCACTAAATATCCCTTCGGCGGAGCTTGCAATAAATATGAAAATTATTTGCATCATAAGGTTAAAGAATGGAAGGATTTAGATCTTGTAGCATTAAGAGAAAAATTGCTTTATAGTTTTTGTGTAAATAACAATACAAGTGGATTGAAAATTGGAATTAGTAAATCATTTTTCTCCAATACATATTTACCACTGTACCATAATTTCTTTACTAATTTAGGCTGTCAGGTAGTTCTGCCACTAGATTGTTTACAAGAAGGAAAAGATATGAAAGGAGCAGCCTTTTGTTATCCAGCAGAACAAGCACACGGTTATTGCTATTCTTTAACCCAGCAAACTGTTGATTATTATTTTCTTCCTCAGGTAAAGGGTGTAGCTCCAAAACTATTAAACTATGATAGTGTAACGTGTCCATTTGTACAAGGTGAGCCGTATTATTTGCAAAATACTTTTCCGGAAATCAAGACTAAAATGCTTAACCCTGTTTTTGATTTTACAAAGCCCTGGGAGGATGTTTTAGAAGAGTTTGTCCAAATTGGCATTAAATTAGGTTTTGACCGCAAAAGTGTTTTGGACGCTGTCCAGAAGGCTTGGCAAATGCAGCAGCAGTTTTGGCAGGCAACAAAAAAAGAAGGAGAGAAATTTTTAGCAGAACTTGCTAAAAATCCAGATCATATTGGCATTGTATTATTTGGACGTCCCTATAATGCTTTTACTAAGAATGCTAATATGGGTATTCCGGCAAAATTTGCTTCACGAGGATACAAAATTATTCCCTGCGATTTTTTACCTTTAGATTATGAAAACTCTGAAGAACAGATGTACTGGTCAGTCGGCCAAATGCTGTTAAAGAGTGGACGTTTTGTGCAAGGGCATCCTCAGCTTTTTACAGCTTATATAACTAATTTTAGCTGCGGTCCAGATTCATTTTTATTAAATTATGTGCGAGAGATTTTGGGCAAAAAGCCATCTCTTACTTTAGAGTTAGACAGTCACACGGCAGATGCTGGTATAGACACTAGAATTGAAGCTTTTCTAGATGTAATCAAAAGCTATCGGCAAAATAACAACTTAAATAGAGATGTTAAAGTAGATGAAGACAAAGCTGTAACACAAATAAGAAAAGCTGACAAAATAATGTTGCGTACAATTGGAGGAGAGTATTTTAGCCTAAAGGATGAAGGTGTAAAAGTTTTATTTCCTACAATGGGTACTTACAGTGCCCAGGCTTTAGCTGCAACTTTTCGGTACTTTGGCATCAATGCTCAATGTCTCGAAGCGCCTGGAACTAGAGAATTAAGTGAAGCAAAAAAATATTTTTCTTGTAAAGAATGTATGCCCCTATTATTGACAGCAGGAAGCTTAAAAAAATATTTAAATCGTCCAGAGGCATCGGAAGAAATAATAGTTTTCTTTATGCCAACTACTTCCGGCCCCTGTCGTTTTGGACAATATCATGTGGCTATAGAACATATGTTAAAAAAAGAAAATATAACTAATGTTGCTCTTTTTTCTTTATCCTCGGCAAACGGTTATGCTGGTCTGCCAACAAGTTTTATGCTGCGAGCTTGGAGATGTGCTGTTATAGGGGATGTATTAGACGACATTCGCAACGCTTTAATGGTCTTAGCTAAGGATCAAACCCAAGCCTTCCTAGTTCTAGATAAGGCAGTAGAATCTATCCTGGCTGCTTTAGAGCAGAAAAACTGGAATCAAGTAGTTAGAACCTTAGAAGAAGCCGTTGCAAAACTGGCTGCAATACCTTTAAAACAGAAGATCCAGGAAGTAAGTAAGGTCTTACTAGTTGGTGAAATCTACGTACGGAAAGATGGCTTTTCCAGACAATCATTGGAAGAGAAGTTAGCTGAAAAAGGTATTATTTTAAAAATTGCTCCAATTGCAGAGTGGGTATATTATTGCGATTACTTGTTTAAAAATAGCTTAACTCAGCAGGCGACATGGTTGACAAAAGCAAAAATAAACTTAAAGCTAATTATTCAGCGTAAGGAAGAGCAGAAAATTAAAGCTATTTTTGCCAAAAGCAATTTATATACACCTGACCAGATTAATATTGAAAAATATATTCAAAATGCAGCTGATGCGATAGCACCTACTTTAACGGGGGAAGCAATTTTAACTGTAGGTGAAGCAGTAACTGAAATGATTGCAGAGGTTGATGGAGTAATAGCAATAGGGCCTTTTGGCTGTCTGCCTAATAGAATGGCGGAAGCTATTTTAAATAAAGGATTACATAGACTAAAAGCAAACAGCGCCCAGGATGATTTAACAAAACAAATTTTAGAGCGTTACCCGGCATTGCCTTTTTTAGCTTTGGAAAGCGATGGCAATCAATTTCCTCAACTAATTGAAGCTAAAATAGAAGCCTTTTGTTTGCAAGTTAAAAGATTAGCTAAGTGGACTCAGGCCAACAGAATTAGTTAA
- the lepB gene encoding signal peptidase I: MFEQNNKKRSTLFEFLESVVIAVILAFVIRMFLFQPFYIPSGSMEPTLQVNDRIIVNKLTYRFSEPKRGDIIVFKFPLDPSRDYIKRLIGLPGETLEIKNSVIYINNKPIKESYLPPNLHFADFPPVKIPKNAYFMMGDNRNNSQDSRYWGTLQKNLIIGKAQLIYWPLNRLKLVK, from the coding sequence ATGTTTGAACAAAACAATAAGAAACGTTCTACTTTATTTGAATTTTTAGAATCGGTAGTAATTGCTGTGATCTTGGCTTTTGTCATTAGAATGTTTCTATTTCAACCATTTTATATACCATCCGGATCTATGGAGCCTACATTGCAAGTAAATGACCGGATTATTGTTAATAAATTAACCTATAGATTTAGTGAACCAAAACGGGGAGATATTATTGTTTTTAAATTTCCACTAGACCCTAGCCGCGACTATATTAAGAGGTTAATCGGTTTGCCAGGAGAAACTCTTGAAATTAAGAATAGTGTTATCTATATTAATAATAAACCAATTAAAGAAAGCTACTTGCCTCCCAATTTACACTTTGCAGATTTTCCTCCTGTCAAGATTCCGAAGAATGCTTATTTTATGATGGGGGATAATAGAAATAACAGTCAAGATTCCCGCTATTGGGGGACCTTGCAAAAAAATCTTATTATCGGGAAAGCACAGCTAATTTATTGGCCTCTAAACAGGTTAAAATTAGTTAAGTAG
- the rplS gene encoding 50S ribosomal protein L19: protein MEIIKAIEQEQMKKDIPNIQPGDTVRVHAKVVEGDKERIQVFEGIVIARKGGSLTENIIVRRISYGVGVERTFPLHSPRIDKIEVLRHGKVRRAKLFYLRERTGKASRLKDRI, encoded by the coding sequence ATGGAAATTATTAAAGCCATTGAACAGGAACAAATGAAAAAAGATATTCCTAATATACAGCCAGGAGATACAGTTCGTGTACATGCCAAAGTTGTTGAAGGAGATAAAGAAAGAATTCAGGTTTTTGAAGGTATTGTCATTGCCAGAAAAGGCGGCAGCTTAACTGAAAACATAATTGTTCGGAGAATATCTTATGGTGTAGGGGTAGAGAGAACTTTCCCACTTCATTCTCCTAGAATTGATAAAATTGAAGTACTTCGCCATGGTAAAGTCAGAAGAGCCAAACTTTTCTACTTAAGGGAAAGAACAGGTAAAGCTTCGAGACTTAAAGATAGAATATAA
- the trmD gene encoding tRNA (guanosine(37)-N1)-methyltransferase TrmD, with protein MKVDVLTIFPQMFQGPLQESILKKAQEKGIIQINITDIRSFAFDKHRRVDDYPFGGGLGMVMKPEPIFAAWQNVVKGQTDLKRKTILLSPQGKTFNQDLAVELATYEHLIFICGHYEGIDERVHEHLVDEEISIGDYILTGGELPAMVVIDAVARLIPGVLGTMESALEESFADGLLEYPQYTRPREFLDFPVPEVLLSGNHEQIRLWRRQQSLLRTREKRPDMFTKLELTEEDRKLLHNSNSSNKP; from the coding sequence ATGAAAGTAGATGTTCTAACGATTTTCCCCCAAATGTTTCAGGGGCCCTTACAGGAAAGTATCTTAAAAAAGGCGCAGGAAAAAGGGATTATCCAGATTAATATCACAGATATTCGTTCTTTTGCGTTTGATAAGCATCGTAGAGTTGATGATTATCCTTTTGGAGGTGGCCTGGGAATGGTGATGAAGCCCGAACCGATTTTTGCAGCTTGGCAAAATGTTGTTAAGGGTCAAACGGACTTAAAGCGCAAAACCATTTTACTAAGCCCTCAAGGAAAAACATTTAACCAGGATTTAGCTGTAGAACTAGCAACATATGAACATTTAATTTTTATCTGCGGCCATTATGAAGGTATAGATGAGAGAGTTCATGAGCATCTTGTGGATGAAGAAATTTCCATTGGTGACTATATTCTAACTGGTGGTGAGTTGCCGGCTATGGTAGTAATTGATGCTGTAGCCAGACTTATTCCAGGGGTTTTAGGTACAATGGAATCAGCGCTCGAGGAATCCTTTGCTGACGGTTTATTGGAATATCCTCAGTATACTAGGCCAAGGGAGTTTTTGGACTTTCCCGTGCCAGAAGTTCTTTTGTCTGGGAATCACGAGCAAATTAGATTATGGCGTCGCCAACAATCTCTGCTCCGTACCCGAGAAAAAAGACCAGACATGTTTACAAAATTAGAACTTACTGAAGAAGATAGAAAACTTCTTCATAACAGCAATTCTTCGAATAAGCCGTAA
- a CDS encoding KH domain-containing protein, with translation MEGLVETIAKALVDNPEAVNVQLHEDENDLFLELRVAAEDMGKVIGKQGRIANAIRSVVKAAAVKAGKRATLEIVQ, from the coding sequence ATGGAAGGCTTGGTTGAAACTATTGCCAAAGCTTTAGTGGACAATCCCGAAGCAGTTAATGTTCAATTGCATGAAGATGAAAATGACCTCTTCCTAGAGCTAAGGGTTGCAGCGGAAGATATGGGCAAAGTTATCGGTAAACAAGGCCGCATTGCCAATGCCATCCGTTCGGTCGTTAAAGCAGCTGCTGTAAAAGCTGGTAAACGTGCAACATTAGAAATAGTCCAGTAA
- the uraA gene encoding uracil permease, which produces MRRTIGIEEKLSFWETLPLSFQHLMAMFGSTVLVPLLFHINPAIALLMNGIGTLLYTFITKGGIPSYLGSSFAFIAPTLLIMSQSSYSHAQSGFIFFGIFFVLVSFIISAVGTRWIDICLPAPVMGAVVAVIGLELAPVAAQMAGLLAPSAAVGQVVQAFQPDPNVIMVSMFTLLVGIFGSVIFRGFLQIIPILIAIIAGYVLALFKGMVDFTPVAQAAWIKMPSFSAPVFDVNAILIIAPAALVVLAEHVGHLIVTGNIVEKDLIKKPGLHLSLLADGISNMISGFTGSPPNTTYGENIGVMAITRVYSVWVIRGAAILAIIISCFGKFAAAIQTIPTPVMGGISILLFGVIAAAGIRMLVEQKVNYSKNYNMMLSAVVFIIGVSGASIKLGAFELKGMALAAAVGIVLALVLHMLKVCGLLNDDLDETKASSK; this is translated from the coding sequence TTGAGGCGAACAATTGGTATTGAAGAAAAACTTTCTTTTTGGGAGACTTTACCCTTGAGTTTTCAACATTTAATGGCTATGTTTGGTTCAACGGTTCTTGTCCCCCTGCTTTTTCACATTAACCCTGCTATTGCCTTACTTATGAACGGTATAGGTACGCTGCTTTACACTTTTATTACTAAAGGTGGTATTCCTTCATATTTAGGTTCTAGTTTCGCATTTATTGCGCCTACATTGTTAATTATGTCGCAGAGCAGTTATAGTCATGCACAATCAGGGTTTATCTTCTTTGGTATTTTCTTTGTACTTGTATCTTTTATTATTAGTGCTGTTGGCACTAGATGGATTGATATTTGCTTACCAGCACCTGTTATGGGTGCAGTTGTAGCAGTTATTGGACTTGAATTAGCTCCTGTAGCTGCCCAAATGGCTGGTTTACTTGCCCCTTCTGCAGCTGTTGGGCAAGTAGTTCAAGCATTTCAACCGGATCCTAACGTAATTATGGTTTCCATGTTTACTTTATTAGTTGGTATTTTCGGGTCCGTAATCTTTAGAGGTTTTTTGCAAATTATCCCCATCCTAATTGCTATTATTGCTGGATATGTTTTGGCTTTATTTAAAGGAATGGTGGATTTTACCCCTGTTGCTCAAGCTGCTTGGATCAAAATGCCATCTTTTAGTGCTCCTGTATTTGATGTTAATGCTATTTTAATTATTGCTCCTGCAGCTTTGGTAGTCTTAGCAGAACATGTTGGCCATTTAATTGTCACGGGTAATATTGTTGAAAAGGACTTAATTAAAAAACCAGGTTTACACCTTTCTTTATTAGCTGATGGTATTTCCAATATGATTTCAGGATTTACTGGTTCACCTCCCAATACAACTTATGGAGAAAATATTGGTGTAATGGCAATTACTAGAGTATATTCTGTTTGGGTTATTCGCGGTGCAGCCATCTTAGCTATCATTATATCTTGCTTTGGAAAATTTGCTGCTGCTATCCAAACTATACCTACGCCAGTCATGGGTGGTATAAGCATTTTGTTATTCGGTGTTATTGCTGCAGCTGGTATCAGAATGCTGGTTGAACAAAAAGTTAATTATAGTAAAAATTATAATATGATGCTTTCTGCTGTTGTATTTATCATAGGTGTAAGCGGCGCTAGTATTAAATTAGGTGCCTTTGAACTTAAAGGTATGGCCTTAGCTGCCGCAGTAGGTATTGTTTTAGCCTTAGTTTTACACATGCTAAAAGTATGCGGTCTTTTAAACGATGATTTGGATGAAACAAAAGCAAGCAGCAAGTAA
- the rpsP gene encoding 30S ribosomal protein S16 codes for MATKIRLRRMGAKKAPFYRLVVADSRSPRDGRFIEEIGYYNPIQQPEVLELNEEKAIKWLGNGAQPSETVKALFKKAGLWQKYVDNKNAK; via the coding sequence ATGGCTACAAAAATTAGATTGCGTAGAATGGGTGCTAAAAAAGCTCCTTTCTATAGATTAGTAGTTGCAGACTCCCGTTCTCCTAGAGATGGAAGATTTATTGAAGAAATTGGTTACTATAATCCAATTCAACAACCTGAAGTATTAGAGTTAAACGAGGAAAAAGCAATTAAATGGCTAGGAAATGGTGCACAACCTTCTGAAACTGTAAAGGCTTTATTCAAAAAAGCTGGCTTATGGCAAAAGTATGTTGATAATAAAAATGCTAAATAA
- the ylqF gene encoding ribosome biogenesis GTPase YlqF, with protein sequence MQVQWYPGHMAKAKRMLKEQLKLVDIVIEVLDARIPISSGNPDLNTLIRGKPRLIVLNKSDLADSAENKKWIKYFADSGFKTVAVNSSLREGMDQLTKAASQLAEVKMQQITAKGLRPRPVRAMVIGVPNVGKSSLINALVRKTSTKTANKPGVTKGKQWVRVLPNLELLDTPGLLWPKFDSLQVGFNLAVTGAISDQVYDLVEAAMELLEFLKNYAAKNLMEKYKLKDLNLPNYDLLEEIGRKRGLLRAGGVVEIEKTALMLLQEFRQGKLGKLTLEKVAAE encoded by the coding sequence GTGCAGGTACAGTGGTATCCGGGACATATGGCAAAAGCCAAAAGAATGCTCAAAGAACAGTTAAAATTAGTTGATATTGTGATTGAAGTTTTGGATGCTCGTATTCCAATAAGCTCAGGAAATCCTGACTTAAATACTTTAATCCGAGGCAAACCGCGCCTAATTGTTTTAAATAAGTCAGACCTTGCTGATTCAGCTGAAAATAAAAAATGGATAAAGTATTTTGCAGATAGTGGTTTTAAAACAGTTGCTGTAAATTCCAGTCTTAGAGAAGGAATGGATCAACTCACGAAAGCAGCTAGTCAGCTGGCAGAAGTTAAAATGCAGCAAATAACAGCCAAAGGTTTAAGGCCACGCCCTGTTAGAGCCATGGTAATTGGTGTTCCTAACGTAGGCAAGTCATCTTTAATCAATGCCTTAGTAAGAAAAACAAGCACCAAAACAGCCAATAAACCAGGAGTAACGAAAGGGAAGCAATGGGTAAGAGTCCTTCCAAATTTGGAATTACTTGATACACCGGGCTTATTATGGCCAAAGTTTGATTCCTTACAAGTAGGCTTTAATTTGGCTGTGACAGGGGCAATCAGTGATCAAGTTTACGATTTAGTAGAAGCGGCCATGGAACTGCTGGAGTTTTTAAAAAACTATGCGGCGAAAAATTTGATGGAAAAATATAAACTAAAGGATTTAAATTTACCTAATTATGATTTGCTTGAAGAAATCGGCAGGAAAAGGGGATTATTGCGGGCAGGTGGAGTTGTTGAAATAGAAAAAACAGCTTTAATGCTTTTACAGGAATTCCGGCAGGGCAAGTTAGGAAAGCTTACACTGGAGAAAGTTGCCGCTGAATAA
- a CDS encoding YraN family protein, which yields MVNTRVIGKLGEELAAKFLEEHGYKILTKNFSCKLGEIDLIAQESGQVVFIEVKARSTISFGLPQEFVNYKKQSKIRQVALYYLMKYHSENFSCRFDVVAMVLVQGKAKKIELIKNAF from the coding sequence ATGGTCAACACCCGTGTAATTGGAAAGCTGGGAGAAGAATTAGCGGCAAAATTTTTAGAGGAACATGGCTATAAAATATTAACCAAGAATTTTAGCTGTAAACTTGGCGAGATAGATTTAATTGCTCAAGAATCAGGGCAAGTGGTTTTTATCGAAGTTAAAGCAAGAAGTACCATTAGTTTTGGTTTACCTCAAGAATTTGTAAACTATAAAAAACAATCTAAAATCAGACAAGTGGCTCTCTACTATTTAATGAAGTATCATTCTGAGAACTTCAGCTGCCGTTTCGATGTAGTTGCTATGGTTTTAGTTCAGGGAAAAGCGAAAAAAATAGAGCTAATTAAAAATGCCTTTTGA
- the rimM gene encoding ribosome maturation factor RimM (Essential for efficient processing of 16S rRNA), producing MLEDLITIGEITTTQGHLGEVRVYPTTDFPEHFTTLEKVACKIAGQVNWLTIAGVRYHKGFVILRFKEISDMNEAEKLKGGLIQISPEELTPLPEGHYYIFQLIGLQVFTIAGEFLGTVKDIQQTGSNDVYYIENSNTGKEVLVPAIKQIVKEVNLSEGKILIEPLPGLID from the coding sequence TTGTTAGAAGATTTAATTACTATTGGGGAGATAACGACAACACAAGGTCACCTAGGAGAAGTGCGGGTTTATCCAACAACAGATTTTCCAGAGCACTTTACTACGCTGGAGAAAGTAGCTTGTAAAATTGCCGGCCAGGTAAATTGGTTGACTATTGCTGGTGTACGCTATCACAAAGGATTTGTTATTCTTCGCTTTAAAGAAATTTCGGACATGAATGAAGCGGAAAAATTAAAAGGCGGATTAATCCAAATTTCACCTGAAGAATTAACTCCTTTGCCTGAAGGTCATTACTATATTTTTCAGCTAATAGGATTGCAGGTTTTCACAATTGCTGGAGAATTCCTAGGTACAGTCAAAGATATTCAACAAACTGGTAGCAACGACGTTTATTATATTGAAAACTCCAACACAGGTAAGGAAGTTTTGGTTCCTGCCATTAAACAGATAGTTAAAGAAGTTAATTTAAGCGAAGGAAAAATACTTATTGAACCTCTTCCTGGGCTTATTGACTAG
- the rnhB gene encoding ribonuclease HII, translating to MVLISGVDEVGRGSGAAEIYACACILNQQRPIEGLKDSKKLSRNRREILAEEIKKYAVCWSIAQASLEEIEQLNVHYATLLAMKRAVEGLKTKPNKVFIDGLYVPEIKIPAKAIVKGDDKIQAISAASILAKVARDNMMLEYHQLYPQYGFDQNMGYLTKQHLEALHKYGPCPIHRKTYGPIRELLEIENYKQLKIFG from the coding sequence ATGGTTTTAATATCTGGAGTAGATGAAGTGGGACGCGGTAGTGGAGCAGCTGAAATTTATGCTTGTGCTTGTATTCTTAACCAACAAAGACCTATTGAAGGTTTAAAAGATTCAAAAAAATTATCTAGAAATAGAAGAGAAATTCTAGCTGAAGAAATTAAAAAATATGCTGTATGTTGGTCCATAGCTCAAGCTAGTTTAGAAGAAATTGAACAGTTAAATGTACACTATGCCACACTACTAGCAATGAAAAGAGCAGTAGAAGGGCTAAAAACTAAGCCTAACAAAGTTTTTATAGATGGGCTTTATGTACCAGAAATCAAGATACCGGCGAAGGCAATTGTTAAAGGCGATGATAAGATCCAGGCCATTAGCGCAGCTTCTATTTTAGCCAAAGTAGCTCGGGATAATATGATGCTGGAATACCATCAGTTGTACCCTCAATATGGCTTTGATCAGAATATGGGCTACTTAACAAAACAACATTTAGAAGCTTTACATAAATATGGACCTTGCCCTATCCATCGAAAAACCTATGGACCAATAAGAGAATTATTAGAGATAGAAAATTATAAACAATTAAAGATATTTGGATAA